A single genomic interval of Littorina saxatilis isolate snail1 linkage group LG17, US_GU_Lsax_2.0, whole genome shotgun sequence harbors:
- the LOC138951822 gene encoding SRA stem-loop-interacting RNA-binding protein, mitochondrial-like, with product MSGARSFKLFVGNLPWTVARREVSEYFSKFGTLRSASVVFNQETGMSKGYGFVEFAQKDGYSSAVAQDHHVLEGSKLTLGSFYSGRQSSSAAGNPANQEISQPL from the exons ATGTCAGGAGCACGATCCTTCAAACTGTTCGTGGGCAATTTGCCGTGGACTGTGGCAAGAA GGGAGGTCTCAGAGTACTTCAGCAAGTTTGGAACCTTGAGGAGTGCATCTGTTGTGTTT AACCAGGAGACAGGCATGTCCAAGGGCTATGGCTTTGTGGAGTTTGCCCAGAAGGATGGGTACAGCAGTGCCGTGGCTCAAGACCATCATGTCCTGGAGGGGAGCAAG ctGACGCTTGGCTCATTTTATTCTGGAAGGCAATCTTCATCTGCTGCCGGAAACCCAGCAAACCAGGAAATCAGTCAACCATTGTGA